A genomic window from Myxococcales bacterium includes:
- a CDS encoding tryptophan 7-halogenase, producing the protein MLPYPTEVDVVIIGAGPAGSLAAARLARQGHSVLMLEQATFPRHVVGESLLPRCLDLLRDAGLLERVEARGYEVKRGATFFRRGEVQRFAFERSLPGDYAFAYQVPRDDFDQTLATGALALGADVRFGVSVTGVELGGDRGRSRLSLHDALTGRELEVRARFVLDASGPGRVLAKALSLDAPADLPTRTARYLHVEGDLRPEGEAAGDIWVTIHPSGAWLWVIPFSNGRTSVGVVAEESLFATSGDTDSAKVWSLIATEPVAARRLAQARPAMPTRVLRGWSRRTTRLAGRGFAIAGNAGDFLDPVFSSGVMFAMESGSLAAALAARELAGERVDWPGEYEAPLQRAVGVFRTFVGAWYAGELAELFFHDPKPDSAVRNITSVLGGNVQNTHNPLVRGDTRAELDRLLARVRGGGAKQGGA; encoded by the coding sequence GTGCTCCCCTACCCCACCGAGGTCGACGTCGTGATCATCGGCGCCGGACCCGCCGGCAGCTTGGCCGCGGCGCGGCTCGCGCGCCAGGGCCACTCCGTGCTGATGCTCGAGCAGGCCACATTCCCCCGCCACGTGGTGGGCGAGTCGCTCCTCCCGAGGTGCCTCGACTTGCTGCGCGACGCGGGGCTGCTCGAGCGGGTCGAGGCGCGCGGGTACGAGGTGAAGCGCGGCGCGACGTTCTTCCGCCGGGGCGAAGTGCAGCGCTTCGCGTTCGAGCGCAGCTTGCCCGGTGACTACGCCTTCGCCTACCAGGTGCCACGCGACGACTTCGACCAGACCCTCGCGACGGGCGCGCTCGCGCTCGGCGCCGACGTGCGCTTCGGCGTCTCGGTGACCGGGGTCGAGCTCGGTGGCGATCGAGGGCGCTCCAGGCTCTCGCTCCACGACGCCCTCACGGGCCGCGAGCTCGAGGTGCGGGCGCGCTTCGTCCTCGACGCGAGCGGGCCTGGGCGCGTGCTCGCGAAGGCGCTGTCGCTCGACGCCCCGGCCGACCTGCCCACGCGCACGGCGCGCTACCTCCACGTGGAGGGCGATCTGCGGCCCGAAGGCGAGGCCGCCGGCGACATCTGGGTGACCATCCACCCGAGCGGCGCGTGGCTGTGGGTCATCCCCTTCTCCAACGGGCGCACGTCGGTGGGCGTGGTGGCCGAAGAGTCTCTCTTCGCGACCTCGGGCGACACCGACTCGGCGAAGGTCTGGTCGCTCATCGCCACCGAGCCCGTGGCGGCGAGGCGGCTCGCCCAGGCGCGACCCGCCATGCCCACGCGAGTGCTGCGCGGCTGGTCGCGGCGGACTACACGGCTGGCGGGGCGGGGGTTCGCCATCGCCGGCAACGCGGGCGACTTCCTCGATCCGGTGTTCTCGAGCGGCGTCATGTTCGCCATGGAGTCCGGCAGCCTCGCGGCCGCCCTCGCGGCGCGCGAGCTCGCGGGCGAGCGCGTCGACTGGCCCGGCGAGTACGAGGCGCCCCTCCAGCGCGCGGTGGGCGTGTTCCGCACCTTCGTGGGCGCGTGGTACGCGGGCGAGCTCGCCGAGCTGTTCTTCCACGACCCGAAGCCCGACAGTGCCGTGCGCAACATCACGTCGGTGCTGGGCGGGAACGTGCAAAATACACACAATCCACTGGTCCGCGGCGACACGCGCGCGGAGCTCGACCGGCTGCTCGCGCGCGTGCGAGGTGGCGGAGCAAAGCAGGGCGGGGCGTGA
- a CDS encoding SAM-dependent methyltransferase, protein MRPGFPSVTATLVAFARGAASSPGMGSPPFHDDHARALLPFPVGALVPRVGALGARVAQGFLRAASLGLVDHLAMRSHAIDAEIAEAIDAGAEQLVLLGAGLDARAHRLHAVRDVRVFEVDHPASQAYKRSRAAGLPVNARDLVYVPQDFATDTLEAALGGAGHDRARVTAWVCEGVTMYLAPAETRALLAAVRDLSAPGSRLALTYMESDKHPLPRPLRGLVDLPLRAFGEPFRGTWSRPEIAALAAREGFRALSDTSSLEWARRFEGRSAALLRSERLLVAERA, encoded by the coding sequence ATGCGGCCCGGGTTCCCCAGCGTCACCGCCACGCTCGTCGCGTTCGCGCGCGGCGCGGCCTCGAGCCCGGGCATGGGCTCGCCACCGTTTCACGACGACCACGCTCGCGCGCTGCTGCCTTTCCCCGTGGGCGCCCTCGTCCCGCGCGTGGGAGCGCTCGGCGCGCGGGTGGCGCAGGGGTTTCTGCGGGCCGCCTCCCTCGGCCTCGTCGATCACCTGGCCATGCGCTCGCACGCGATCGACGCGGAGATCGCCGAGGCCATCGACGCCGGCGCCGAGCAGCTCGTGCTGCTTGGTGCGGGGCTCGACGCCCGCGCGCACCGCCTCCACGCCGTCCGCGACGTGCGGGTCTTCGAGGTCGATCACCCGGCGTCGCAGGCGTACAAGCGGAGCCGCGCCGCGGGGCTTCCGGTGAACGCGCGCGACCTCGTCTACGTGCCGCAGGACTTCGCGACCGACACGCTCGAGGCTGCGCTTGGGGGCGCCGGGCACGATCGCGCGCGGGTGACTGCGTGGGTGTGCGAGGGCGTCACGATGTACCTCGCGCCGGCCGAGACCCGCGCGCTGCTCGCGGCCGTGCGCGACCTGTCCGCGCCCGGCAGCCGGCTCGCGCTCACGTACATGGAGTCGGACAAGCACCCGCTGCCTCGCCCGCTGCGGGGCCTGGTCGATCTCCCGCTAAGGGCCTTCGGAGAGCCGTTCCGCGGCACGTGGAGCCGCCCCGAGATCGCGGCGCTCGCGGCGCGCGAGGGCTTCCGCGCGCTCTCCGACACGAGCTCTTTGGAGTGGGCGCGGCGCTTCGAGGGGCGCTCGGCCGCGCTCTTGCGGAGCGAGCGCTTGCTGGTCGCCGAGCGGGCGTAG
- a CDS encoding DUF2277 domain-containing protein, which yields MCRNIRVLHHMAPPSTPEEIRAAALQFVRKVSGTSGPAPQRGGEVAFAAAVDEIAASTERLLDALDALPTRSPPRTREGEREKARERWSKRARATAT from the coding sequence ATGTGCCGCAACATCCGCGTGCTCCACCACATGGCGCCCCCCTCGACACCCGAGGAGATCCGCGCGGCGGCGCTCCAGTTCGTGCGCAAGGTGAGCGGCACGAGCGGACCCGCACCCCAGCGAGGCGGCGAGGTGGCGTTCGCGGCGGCGGTCGACGAGATCGCCGCGTCGACGGAGCGGCTGCTCGACGCCCTCGACGCCCTCCCGACCCGCTCGCCGCCGCGCACCCGCGAAGGCGAGCGCGAGAAGGCGCGCGAGCGCTGGAGCAAGCGGGCCCGCGCCACGGCGACGTGA